tatttatttatttattttgtaaagtagtctagtggctagaaatctCATCTTTAAGGTAACCTTTAAGGTAGATGAACCACAAccactgcatatataatgttCTGCCAACATACGtgaaatttatctttttaactAGTCCTTTTGATAAGGCGGCTTGAAATTTTGGACCCATCTTAAACCATCAAACTTTATATTTGCcttaattaattagtttgtGTACATTTGTTTACACTATTTTTTTGCATATCAATTCACCAACCCTCCTAACAATCAACATATTTTACATGTTTTTCcttgtatttaattattaatgaaCCAACTCGTTTAACATTGCAACTTGGGAGGGGTTCTGCAAATCCTGCATCTTCAAtgtataaattatatttatttgcaAATTGTTTTTGATTGGCCTTAGCCCAACTCGGTCCAACTAGCTGTCAAGTTTGGTCGACTTAAGCGTCAAGCTCAGCCTAATAGTACGTTGATCCAAGGTCACACGTCATTGCTCAACAATCATATAAGTCAACCCTTCTATAACAATTGACATCTGAATGATGAATATTTACCGGCAATCAAAACTTTCAAATCGTTATTCCGACACCCGATGTCATTATACACATTGATGATATTGGCTTTGGGCCAaagactatatatatttttctaatgCTGAAGAGCTGGATGTTGTTACTTCTATCTCTAAAACCTCATATTTCACGTAAACACCAACTTGAATGTATTCCCTCTCACCTTACCAGAACTGAAGAGGAGCACCACCAGTCACGACAATCTCGTCAAGTTAGATCACAAAtcatgatattttaaaataacatgattaaaaaaataatttgagaaatgaAGGAGTATTTTGGCTTATTGTGGCTGCAGGCATGGACAAAAACGTCCCAAATCAAATCCAAAAAACCATGTCccgcgtgtgtgtgtgtgaatgcTTTACATTTAtttccttccttccttccttcaACAAGCCACcggattgaaattgaaattaattaacatttgattaattaaatcATAATAACCAAGTCTCTTTGTAGTACTATACTagtaattcaaattcaaacccCTACATTAAAAATGTTAGTCAAACCTAAGACTTACAAATAATGGCCTCAACAAATGTAAACAAGAAAACTCATTTTCCCATTTCCACCGTTTTTTACAAGAAAGATACTCATTTTATTATTAGTACCACACTTGTTCCATTAAGGGTCAAACAAAAAATGGGTGAAACCATTGTTGAGAAAGCTCTAAAAAGCTTAGGAAAAGGCTTCGACTTAACATCAGATTTCAGGCTTAAATTCTGCAAAGGTGAAGAACGTTTGGTTCTTCTCAATGAAATAGAGAAAAGAGAATTACCAGTGCCAGGTTTTGGATCCATTAGAGATGTTTCTGTTGATATCAAATGTGATAAAGGAGATCGCACACGCTATCAATCCGATATCCTCACCTTCACCCAAGTAAGTGTTCATTCagacatttcatcaaacaccttacattttttcttattcttacatattttgtattttatttttttgtgtgtgattGAAATTTGGGTTGTGTTGGTGTAAGATGTCAGAGTTATTCAATAGGAAGAGTTCAATTCCTGGGAAAATTCCAAGTGGATACTTCAATACAGTGTTTGGATTTGATGATGGTTCATGGGCAGCTGAAGCAGCTAATACAAAGTGTTTGGGTCTTGATGGATATTTGATACGACTCTTTAATCTTCATATTGATAGATTACCACTTATTCTTTCTAAACAAGTTCTTGAAGCTGTTCCTACTTCATGGGATCCTTCTGCACTTGCAAGGtaatctctttcttttttgtgtttttttttttttttttaacgaagaACATGTCATTATAAATTTAAACACATAGAGTCCGACATGATAATTTCGATATTTCTAAGGGTAGAGTTAAGATTTGTGGACGTGCCTATTTTCTTCTTAATTcgaaatatattaaatttcaagtaagttaaaataaatttctcaTGTACACAGATTAATTAATGCAGAGTCAATAATAATTCTTCAATGGTACTGTACCAAATAGTACCAATCAATCATGGAAATTAAACATCGTCACCCATATTATTACTAATGTGTATTTCTTGGTAATTTTCCTCTGGCTGCGTATCGTAGTAgagaaaaaagaaggaaaagtgTCACGCGCTTAATTTTTGTATAAAGTGTGTGAAAATTTTGTTTGTGAAAATAATATGATTACTTtgtgataaaaaataaagaaaaatagtcTCGTAACCGTAGCTTAAATGATATCTACTAAAGATATTATTAGAGTGATTGAAATTCGAACCCCGAATTTCACATCTAAATGTGTGAGTCTAGATATtggactaaaaaaaataatagtagtgCACATGCTCAAGATTAAAAATGGAAAAGCAATTTGGAAACTATCACTTTAATtaatatggtaaaaaaaatgagatCGACTTAAACAAACTTACCTAACATGGTTAACTGATAAATCGACCGATAATATTAGATTGAATATTTTTATCAGAGTTTGAATTCAAGATTGTATAATGTATATTTCTTaatgaatatttataatttgtcaTTTTATCTATGTTGAGAAAATAACTCCTTAAAGTCATTAGATTTGATTTAGTGGTGAAAAAATTGAATAGTATACATAAAATTTTAGATTCGatacgttaaaaaaaaaaaaaaaaactccttaACATGGTTACTTAGCCATCAGCTGTGGATAAAACCACGTTGAAGGGTTTGGTAACGTCATAAGTACTCATACAACGTCGTCTCAATATAAAAGGTTATCTTATCTTGTTGTAAAAATCGTTAGTATCACATCAAAATGTTTGAGTTGAGATTTATATTAATCCTACtagttgattttattattattgtggtAGTCAACTTCAATACATCATTGGTTTGAAGGGTTACATTATTATTTAGATCAATTGTTAGGTCTGAACCAAATTTAATTGAACGTAATCGTGCAACATCGATACCTCAATTATTCAATCTTCCTTTTGTTAGCCACATAGTAATTAACATATATGTCATAGTCAAACTCTGCATTTGATCTACTGAAAAATTAGAGATAAGAATaagacagtttttttttatatcatgcACAACCAAACCATCCAATAAaaaaagggtcttgttaacatatgccaaaatagaaattcaacatttaatgatacaagaaatttaatgcttcaaaagtcaaaatgcacaaattagcatttaataatttctatttttgcttccttaacatgtgccttaagggcacaattTAACATTCTGCATAAAAAACACCAACTAGAGAATGCAACCCCTGACCAGACCATGAAAACATTTAAGAGATGTAACCACCAATGACTTAAATCATTATGATTAGTTTTGATACCAATCATTAAATTGAACTCTTGGTAAGGGAAGAGGTGTAACCACCGATGACTTAAATTAAATCATCATTATGATTAGTTTTGACCCGAAATCATTAACTTGAACTCTTGTTAAGGGAAGATTGATAATGTTTGAACTTAACTTCACATCAAAATTATGATTTAAGTTGGATTCTATATAAGCTCTCACATAAGATTCATAACTTCTGATGTGAGATTCTAAGTTGGATTCAAGAAACCCTCATTACACATGAAAATCGGTAACAAAAATGATATTGTTACTCTCGTCTTCTCAAATTCACCAAACAAATTCTAACCAAATAAGAATATTGGAAAATAACCCAAGTCTTGTAATATAATAAAGCTTGCAATAAGAGTGATACTCTTCACTCTACAAACTGATTTTGTTAAGATTGAGTTAGATTCAACTCAAATTCTAATACGGTGTCAAAGCCTATTTAAGATATGTCGGACCACATGTTATTAGGTTACCACTATTAGAGCAGTCGAGCCACACTCTAAATGTTCAGTCCTATCGTGAGTGGGTGCTAAGAGTCCCACATTTAATGAAACGTGAACTGAACATGTGTTCATAAGTGGGataatcatcaccttacaagtcggtttgTAAGATGGAGTTAGTTCAAACTCAAATAATACGACATTAGATCCTACTCAAGATCTATTGGGTCATTTTCTATTTTGTCACTACTATTGGACCACTTGGGTCATGTTTTAGATGTCTAGTTTTGGACGTGAAGAAGTGTATAAAGACTAAATAGTCACACATTATATGATATATGACTTAGCAACATATTTATAAGTGAGAACAATTTCTACCTTACAATCCAATTTTTTGAGAATGAGTTAGACTCGATATATAAAACATAATACACGGTCAAAATTGTAGCAAATTTCCAgtcttaaaacttaaaaaagatGGAAGATTTTCAAAGATAATTTTAGTCTTTTTTGGGTCAGCTATTGACTACAAAACATTCCAACTATTAAAAATTTGGCGAATGATCATCTAGGGCAATTGAGATACAGTTCATTTGCAATTTAAGGCATTTGTACTAAGACGAATAAGATATTTTTAATGTCTCTGTCTTGATTGAAAGAGACACTCATGTTTAGTTTAAGACAATgtcttaaataaaattatatatagtgtATGAAACCtatgaagaaaaaagaagaagtttGGATCACAATCAGTATGTATCTTAAACATCAATTGTGCATGTGTTGATTTATACTTTAATTTTGAGTTCAAAAGTATGGTTCaagtaaaagataaaaaaaatactcttaCTTGGATCAAATTATATGATTTAAAACTATTAACCAAACATACTTAAATTAAGATTAATTACATTGTTTGATACATTAGGGAAATGCTACTACATAGTACTCCTACTAGTACCTTCTTGGTTGAAAATGTAGAAACTAAATTTGCTATATGAAGTTCCTTAATTGATGTTcttgaaatattaatttttttttatcagattcATTGAGAACTTTGGGACTCACATCCTTGTGGGACTTAGCATTGGTGGCAAAGATTTATTGCTGGTCAAACAAGATGTGTCTTCCAACTTGGGGCCATCAGAGCTCAAAAATCACTTGGATGAGCTTGGAGAACAGTTATTTAGTGGGACATGCAATTTCCTTCCCAAAAATAAAGATCAGAAACACAAGGTTAAATATCTTcacataattattaaattaagctaaacttatgcaaataacaACAACTTTCATAATGTGACTTATTATTCTTAATAATCACAATGTGATATGCTTAAAACATAGGTACCACCTGCTTTCGATGTCTTTGGTCCGCAAACCATCGCCTTCAACGGCTCTGCATCCGTTTGCACAAAAGATGTATGTTTCCTATTGACACGCGGCACAATTTCACACACCTGTTTCGAGTTTTTTTTACCTAGTTTGTGCTCTTGGAAGTGCACATGATTTGTACTAgtacaaataataattttgctATGTTTATGAATAATTGAAACTGAATTGATATTTCAGGGAATAACAGTGATATGTGCAAAGAGGGGTGGGGATACACAAGTGAGCAGCCATAGTGAATGGCTTCAAACAGTTCCTAACAAACCAGATGCAATGGATTTTACTTTCATTCCCATCACCTCTCTTCTTAAAGGTGCTCCTGGTAGGGGCTTCCTTTCCCATGCTATCAACCTCTATCTTCGATGTAAGTTTATTTTACTCGTGTTATCTCATCTAAACGTTTTTATGTACTATCTCCATGTCCGATTAATTTAGTAGGTGAaacacaatttttaattttcatcatTGCAAGAAATACATGTAGAAAAAGATTATAGGCAAATtataatgtgtatttttaaGCTTTGACCTGACTTGAATTATAATGTCAGATTTGTCATTCTTTCTTGACTTCCAATCACACAAGCTAGCTTTAAACTTTTGGGTCCCATTCATAATGTTTATAGTTATTCTTGAGCACATTTTCCTTTCTTGGTTGTTGAACTAATGAGAcgaaattaaatttatatgaaATGCAGATAAGCCTCCAATGTCAGATTTGCCATACTTTCTTGACTACCAAGCCCACAAGCTTTGGGCTCCTGTTCACAATGATCTTCCTCTTGGTCCAAGTACAAACATAACCACTCTTTCACCTTTTCTCACCCTCAACTTGATGGGTCCCAAACTTTATGTAAATACTGATAAGGTATTTAATTTTCAAAGCCTTCCCTATCAGTAATTAGACTttcatttcatgttttttttcccTAAGTTTCTTACTCACTCATAATAGGTCACAGTTGGCCAAAGACCAATTACAGGGATGCGCTTGTTTCTTGAAGGCATGAAATGCAACAGGTTAATTACCCATTACTCGTAAAattatgaagcacagacactcctTGGATTAGACGTGTTCCGGTGTCTGACACATGTTGTGTCCGATACCGACATGATgccgacacttataattacattgaatcaTGTCATttactcaaattattatcggtgttgacgtgtcagtgtcatgtCTGGTGTCAatgtctgtgtccgtgcttcataaaTTATTCTTGAGATTAATTGCATTTTTAGTTCCAAGTATCAACATTGTGTAATTTTGTTCCCTGGTTATTTCAATTGTTATCATCAAGTGCTTCCGTCCATTAATCTAGACGTCAATAGCTTACATGATCAACTTGAGTCTGAGTTAGCGCTGACTTTAACAAACACCGACCA
This portion of the Trifolium pratense cultivar HEN17-A07 linkage group LG3, ARS_RC_1.1, whole genome shotgun sequence genome encodes:
- the LOC123918432 gene encoding MACPF domain-containing protein At1g14780 isoform X2, translating into MASTNVNKKTHFPISTVFYKKDTHFIISTTLVPLRVKQKMGETIVEKALKSLGKGFDLTSDFRLKFCKGEERLVLLNEIEKRELPVPGFGSIRDVSVDIKCDKGDRTRYQSDILTFTQMSELFNRKSSIPGKIPSGYFNTVFGFDDGSWAAEAANTKCLGLDGYLIRLFNLHIDRLPLILSKQVLEAVPTSWDPSALARFIENFGTHILVGLSIGGKDLLLVKQDVSSNLGPSELKNHLDELGEQLFSGTCNFLPKNKDQKHKVPPAFDVFGPQTIAFNGSASVCTKDGITVICAKRGGDTQVSSHSEWLQTVPNKPDAMDFTFIPITSLLKGAPGRGFLSHAINLYLRYKPPMSDLPYFLDYQAHKLWAPVHNDLPLGPSTNITTLSPFLTLNLMGPKLYVNTDKVTVGQRPITGMRLFLEGMKCNRLAIHVEHLINTPTMLSNKIEDTTIWSQEIDDDRYFESINGKKFSHVCTAPVKYNPKWSSDNNVAFIVTGAQLHVKKHDNKSVLHLRLLFSKVSNSFVVKSNWTQGSSRLSQKSGIFSAISTSISSSSSSSSKDKKKSTVVMDSSVFPTGPPVPVQTQKMLKFVDTSELCKGPQDTPGHWLVTGAKLVIDKGKICLWVKFSLLNTSL
- the LOC123918432 gene encoding MACPF domain-containing protein At1g14780 isoform X1 gives rise to the protein MASTNVNKKTHFPISTVFYKKDTHFIISTTLVPLRVKQKMGETIVEKALKSLGKGFDLTSDFRLKFCKGEERLVLLNEIEKRELPVPGFGSIRDVSVDIKCDKGDRTRYQSDILTFTQMSELFNRKSSIPGKIPSGYFNTVFGFDDGSWAAEAANTKCLGLDGYLIRLFNLHIDRLPLILSKQVLEAVPTSWDPSALARFIENFGTHILVGLSIGGKDLLLVKQDVSSNLGPSELKNHLDELGEQLFSGTCNFLPKNKDQKHKGITVICAKRGGDTQVSSHSEWLQTVPNKPDAMDFTFIPITSLLKGAPGRGFLSHAINLYLRYKPPMSDLPYFLDYQAHKLWAPVHNDLPLGPSTNITTLSPFLTLNLMGPKLYVNTDKVTVGQRPITGMRLFLEGMKCNRLAIHVEHLINTPTMLSNKIEDTTIWSQEIDDDRYFESINGKKFSHVCTAPVKYNPKWSSDNNVAFIVTGAQLHVKKHDNKSVLHLRLLFSKVSNSFVVKSNWTQGSSRLSQKSGIFSAISTSISSSSSSSSKDKKKSTVVMDSSVFPTGPPVPVQTQKMLKFVDTSELCKGPQDTPGHWLVTGAKLVIDKGKICLWVKFSLLNTSL